One stretch of Pandoraea oxalativorans DNA includes these proteins:
- a CDS encoding GntR family transcriptional regulator, whose translation MNANVRDTSNTTPPVDAPQRSDSARDVAQVSPAASAAQAVQGGVSAGASPTFSPLYQQIKGLITQSLQAGEWKPGEIIPSEVDLAGRYKVSQGTVRKAIDELAAENLLVRRQGRGTFVATHHEDRVQFRFLRLAPDSGEPHHPPSRLIECRRMRAPAEIARQLDLRAGDGVILIRRMMDFSDRPTVLDEIWLPGSLFRGLTAEKLNEYKGPMYGLFEDEFGTRMIRAVEKVRAVAADDMTADLLKVPKGFPLLSVERVSYTYGDKPVEVRRGWYVTTEHHYQNELS comes from the coding sequence ATGAATGCGAACGTTCGCGACACATCCAACACCACGCCGCCTGTCGACGCGCCGCAGCGATCGGACAGCGCGCGCGATGTCGCTCAGGTCTCCCCGGCTGCATCGGCTGCTCAGGCCGTGCAGGGTGGCGTGAGCGCCGGGGCGTCGCCGACCTTCAGTCCGCTGTACCAGCAGATCAAGGGGCTCATTACCCAGAGCCTGCAAGCCGGCGAATGGAAGCCCGGCGAAATCATTCCCAGCGAAGTCGATCTGGCAGGCCGCTACAAGGTCAGCCAGGGAACGGTGCGCAAGGCCATCGACGAGCTGGCGGCCGAGAACCTGCTGGTGCGCCGTCAGGGCCGCGGCACGTTCGTCGCTACCCATCATGAAGACCGGGTGCAGTTCCGGTTTCTGCGTCTCGCGCCCGACTCGGGCGAACCCCATCACCCGCCCAGTCGCCTGATCGAGTGCCGCCGTATGCGCGCACCGGCGGAAATCGCACGTCAGCTGGATCTGCGTGCCGGCGACGGCGTGATTCTCATCCGCCGCATGATGGATTTCTCGGACCGTCCGACGGTGCTCGACGAAATCTGGTTGCCCGGGTCGCTGTTCCGTGGGTTGACGGCGGAAAAGCTCAATGAATACAAGGGGCCGATGTACGGCCTGTTCGAAGACGAATTCGGTACGCGCATGATCCGCGCCGTGGAGAAAGTCCGCGCCGTGGCCGCAGACGACATGACGGCGGATCTGCTGAAGGTGCCGAAGGGTTTTCCTCTCCTGAGTGTGGAGCGCGTTTCCTACACTTATGGAGATAAACCGGTGGAAGTGCGCCGGGGTTGGTATGTCACCACGGAACATCATTACCAGAACGAACTAAGTTAA
- a CDS encoding malate dehydrogenase, producing the protein MAKPAMRVAVTGAAGQIGYSLLFRIANGDMLGKDQPVILQLLDLPQAQAAVKGVVMELEDCAFPLLAGVVVTDDPKVAFKDADVALLVGARPRSKGMERKDLLEANGAIFTVQGKALDEVASRNVKVLVVGNPANTNAYIAMKSAPNLPKENFTAMLRLDHNRALSQLAAKTGKPVASIEKLAVWGNHSPTMYADYRFATIDGQSVKAVINDDVWNNDVFLPTVGKRGAAIIEARGLSSAASAANAAIDHIHDWVLGSNGKWVTMGIPSDGSYGIPEDVIYGVPVVCENGKYKRVEGLEIDAYSREKMDFTLKELEEERAGVAHLLG; encoded by the coding sequence ATGGCAAAACCCGCAATGCGTGTCGCCGTCACCGGCGCCGCTGGCCAAATCGGCTACTCCCTGCTGTTTCGTATCGCCAATGGCGACATGCTCGGCAAGGATCAGCCCGTCATCCTGCAACTGCTCGACCTCCCGCAAGCTCAAGCCGCCGTCAAGGGCGTCGTGATGGAGCTCGAAGACTGCGCGTTCCCGCTGCTGGCCGGCGTGGTCGTGACCGACGACCCGAAGGTCGCCTTCAAGGATGCCGACGTCGCCCTGCTGGTTGGCGCTCGTCCCCGCTCGAAGGGCATGGAACGTAAGGATCTGCTCGAAGCGAACGGCGCGATCTTCACGGTGCAGGGCAAGGCCCTGGACGAAGTCGCCAGCCGCAACGTCAAGGTGCTGGTCGTCGGCAACCCGGCGAACACCAACGCCTACATCGCCATGAAGTCGGCCCCGAACCTGCCGAAGGAAAACTTCACCGCGATGCTCCGCCTGGATCACAACCGTGCCCTGTCGCAACTCGCCGCCAAGACCGGCAAGCCGGTCGCAAGCATCGAAAAGCTGGCCGTGTGGGGCAACCACTCGCCGACGATGTACGCCGACTACCGCTTCGCCACGATCGACGGTCAGAGCGTGAAGGCCGTGATCAACGACGACGTGTGGAACAACGACGTGTTCCTGCCGACCGTCGGCAAGCGCGGCGCCGCCATCATCGAAGCCCGTGGCCTGTCGTCGGCGGCTTCGGCTGCCAACGCTGCCATCGACCACATCCATGACTGGGTGCTGGGCTCGAACGGCAAGTGGGTCACGATGGGTATTCCGTCGGACGGCTCGTATGGCATCCCGGAAGACGTGATCTACGGCGTGCCGGTGGTCTGCGAAAACGGCAAGTACAAGCGCGTGGAAGGCCTCGAGATCGACGCCTACTCGCGTGAAAAGATGGACTTCACGCTCAAGGAGCTCGAAGAAGAGCGCGCTGGCGTGGCCCATCTGTTGGGCTGA
- the sdhA gene encoding succinate dehydrogenase flavoprotein subunit has protein sequence MAAIKNSLPRRRFDVVIVGAGGSGMRASLQLAKAGLSVAVLSKVFPTRSHTVAAQGGIGASLGNMSEDNWHYHFYDTIKGSDWLGDQDAIEFMCRQAPNAVYELEHFGMPFDRNPDGTIYQRPFGGHTANYGEKPVQRACAAADRTGHALLHTLYQQNVAAKTHFFVEWMALDLIRNEEGDVLGVSALELETGEVYLLEGKCTLFATGGAGRVYAASTNAFINTGDGLGMAARAGIPLEDMEFWQFHPTGVAGAGVLITEGVRGEGGILRNSNGERFMERYAPTLKDLAPRDFVSRSMDQEIKEGRGCGPNGDYVLLDLSHIGAETIMKRLPSIREIALKFANVDAIKEPIPVVPTIHYQMGGIPTNYNGQVVLQKDGSSVPVNGFYAVGECSCVSVHGANRLGTNSLLDLVVFGRAAGNHIVDFVKNHGDHKPLPADAGDNALARLGRLEASSSGEYAQDIANDIRATMQKHAGVFRTSELLKEGVDEIKQVAERVSHVHLKDKSKVFNTARMEALEVDNLIEVAKATMIAAEARKESRGAHAHSDYPERDDANWMRHSLFFSEGNRLDYKPVQMKPLTVDSVPPKARTF, from the coding sequence ATGGCTGCAATTAAAAATTCGCTGCCGCGCCGCCGCTTTGACGTCGTCATCGTGGGCGCAGGTGGTTCGGGCATGCGCGCTTCGCTGCAACTGGCCAAGGCCGGTCTGTCGGTGGCGGTGCTGTCCAAGGTGTTCCCCACCCGTTCGCATACCGTGGCCGCTCAGGGCGGCATTGGCGCTTCGCTCGGCAACATGAGCGAAGACAACTGGCATTACCACTTCTACGACACCATCAAGGGCTCCGACTGGCTCGGCGACCAGGATGCGATCGAGTTCATGTGCCGTCAGGCACCGAACGCCGTCTACGAGCTGGAACACTTCGGCATGCCGTTCGACCGTAACCCGGACGGCACGATTTACCAGCGCCCGTTCGGCGGCCATACGGCCAACTACGGCGAAAAGCCCGTCCAGCGCGCTTGCGCGGCTGCTGACCGTACCGGTCACGCCCTGCTGCACACGCTGTACCAGCAAAACGTCGCTGCCAAGACCCACTTCTTCGTGGAGTGGATGGCGCTCGACCTGATCCGCAACGAAGAGGGCGATGTCCTCGGCGTGTCGGCACTGGAACTCGAAACCGGCGAAGTCTACCTGCTCGAAGGCAAGTGCACGTTGTTCGCGACCGGCGGTGCCGGCCGTGTGTACGCCGCTTCGACCAACGCGTTCATCAACACCGGTGACGGTCTGGGCATGGCTGCGCGTGCAGGCATTCCGCTCGAAGACATGGAGTTCTGGCAATTCCACCCGACCGGCGTGGCCGGCGCGGGCGTGCTGATCACCGAAGGTGTGCGCGGCGAAGGCGGTATTCTGCGCAACTCGAACGGCGAGCGTTTCATGGAACGTTACGCCCCGACGCTGAAGGACCTGGCGCCGCGTGACTTCGTGTCGCGTTCGATGGACCAGGAAATCAAGGAAGGCCGTGGCTGCGGCCCGAATGGCGACTACGTGCTGCTCGACCTCTCGCACATCGGTGCCGAGACGATCATGAAGCGCCTGCCGTCGATTCGCGAAATCGCACTGAAGTTCGCCAACGTCGACGCGATCAAGGAACCGATCCCCGTCGTGCCGACCATCCACTATCAAATGGGCGGTATTCCGACGAACTACAACGGTCAGGTCGTGCTGCAGAAGGACGGCTCGTCGGTGCCCGTCAACGGCTTCTATGCTGTGGGCGAGTGCTCGTGCGTGTCGGTCCACGGTGCCAACCGTCTGGGTACGAACTCGCTGCTCGACCTCGTGGTGTTCGGCCGTGCCGCCGGTAACCACATCGTCGACTTCGTCAAGAACCACGGCGACCACAAGCCGCTGCCCGCCGATGCCGGCGACAATGCGCTGGCGCGCCTCGGCCGTCTGGAAGCCTCCAGCTCGGGCGAGTACGCACAGGACATCGCCAACGACATCCGCGCGACGATGCAAAAGCACGCTGGCGTGTTCCGCACCTCGGAGCTGCTCAAGGAAGGCGTGGACGAGATCAAGCAAGTGGCCGAGCGCGTGTCGCACGTCCACCTGAAGGATAAGTCGAAGGTGTTCAACACGGCGCGTATGGAAGCGCTGGAAGTCGACAACCTGATCGAAGTGGCCAAGGCCACCATGATCGCAGCGGAAGCCCGTAAGGAAAGCCGCGGTGCGCACGCACACAGCGACTACCCGGAGCGCGACGACGCCAACTGGATGCGCCACTCGCTGTTCTTTAGC
- the sdhD gene encoding succinate dehydrogenase, hydrophobic membrane anchor protein encodes MAQNNIGSKRLVVGAHYGLRDWIAQRMTAVIMAVYTVILLVWFFTAKNFSYEGWAGIFSHQWMKLATFVTLLALFYHAWVGIRDIWMDYVKPVSVRLALYALTIVWLLACAGYAAQILWRV; translated from the coding sequence ATGGCACAGAACAATATCGGTTCCAAGCGCCTGGTCGTCGGCGCCCACTACGGCCTGCGCGACTGGATTGCGCAGCGCATGACCGCAGTGATCATGGCCGTGTACACGGTGATCCTGCTGGTGTGGTTCTTCACTGCCAAGAACTTCTCCTACGAAGGCTGGGCCGGCATCTTCTCGCATCAATGGATGAAGTTGGCCACGTTCGTTACGCTGCTCGCGCTGTTCTATCACGCGTGGGTCGGCATTCGCGACATCTGGATGGACTACGTCAAGCCCGTCAGTGTGCGACTGGCGCTGTATGCGCTGACGATCGTCTGGCTGCTGGCTTGTGCCGGCTACGCCGCGCAGATTTTGTGGAGAGTGTAA
- the sdhC gene encoding succinate dehydrogenase, cytochrome b556 subunit: MAEVVKKERPVYRNIGIGQIVTYRLPPAGIVSILHRISGVILFLLLPFALYLFEQSLTSELTFETLRSVASNWFVKLVILALSWGFLHHFCAGVRHLRMDFNHDAVSKEGGKNSAVVVLAVSLVLTLAVALKLFGAF, encoded by the coding sequence ATGGCTGAAGTGGTAAAAAAAGAGCGGCCAGTCTACAGGAATATCGGTATCGGACAGATTGTCACGTACCGTCTCCCGCCGGCTGGTATCGTTTCGATCCTGCACCGTATTAGCGGTGTCATCTTGTTCCTTCTGTTGCCGTTCGCGCTGTATTTGTTCGAACAGAGCCTCACGTCGGAACTGACCTTCGAAACGCTTCGAAGCGTCGCCTCCAACTGGTTTGTCAAACTCGTCATCCTGGCGTTGTCGTGGGGCTTTCTGCACCACTTCTGTGCCGGCGTGCGCCACCTGCGCATGGACTTCAATCACGACGCAGTGAGCAAGGAAGGCGGCAAGAATTCGGCAGTGGTCGTGCTGGCCGTGTCGCTGGTGCTGACGCTGGCCGTCGCCCTCAAGCTGTTCGGAGCGTTCTAA
- the acnA gene encoding aconitate hydratase AcnA, with protein sequence MAHNLHKTLKEFKLGGNKKGKFYSLPQLGKALGVNVERLPVSIRLVLESVLRNCDGKKVTEEHVKQLANWKPNAERTDEIPFVVARVVLQDFTGVPLLADLAAMRNVAERQGTNPKRIEPLVPVDLVVDHSVTIDHFREKKALDLNMQLEFQRNNERYQFMKWGMQAFDTFGVVQPGYGIVHQVNLEYLARGVHKKDDVFYPDTLVGTDSHTTMINGIGVVGWGVGGIEAEAGMLGQPVYFLTPDVVGVELTGRLREGVTATDLVLTITEMLRREKVVGKFVEFFGEGTSSLALPDRATIANMAPEYGATMGFFPVDEKTIDYFKGTGRTKAEIDAFESYFKAQNLFGVPKTDSIDYTKTLKLDLGTVAPSLAGPKRPQDRIEIGNVKSTFKDLFTKPVAENGFNLTQEQLDATYKTASGIDVHNGDVLIAAITSCTNTSNPSVLLAAGLLAKKAVEAGLKVAPHIKTSLAPGSRVVTEYLHAAGLLGYLEKLGFGVTAYGCTTCIGNAGDLTAELNETITKNDMVAAAVLSGNRNFEARIHPNIRANFLASPPLVVAYAIAGNVTRDLMTEPVGKGKGGRDIFLGDIWPTSEEIHKLMKFAMNAKVFKANYDSVKEPSPLWAKVKGSTGQVYDWPTSTYIAEPPFFDGFSMEPNADIKPIQGARALGVFGDSVTTDHISPAGSIKETSPAGKWLLENGVLKADFNSYGSRRGNHEVMMRGTFANVRIKNLMIPAKADGSRVEGGLTIHQPSGEQLSIYDAAMKYVAENTPTVVFGGEEYGTGSSRDWAAKGTQLLGVKAVITRSFERIHRSNLVGMGVLPLQFKGTDSVESLGITGEETYDIEGLTADIKPQQDVTLVIHRKNGETQKVQVLLRIDTPIEVDYYKHGGILPFVLRQLLAAA encoded by the coding sequence ATGGCCCATAACCTCCACAAAACGCTTAAAGAGTTCAAGCTCGGCGGCAACAAGAAAGGCAAGTTCTACTCGCTGCCCCAACTGGGCAAGGCCCTGGGTGTGAACGTCGAACGCCTGCCGGTGTCGATCCGCCTCGTGCTCGAGTCCGTGCTGCGCAACTGCGACGGCAAGAAGGTGACCGAAGAGCACGTCAAACAACTGGCCAACTGGAAGCCGAACGCCGAGCGCACCGACGAAATTCCGTTCGTCGTCGCGCGTGTCGTGCTGCAGGATTTCACGGGCGTGCCGCTGCTGGCCGACCTGGCCGCCATGCGTAACGTCGCCGAACGTCAGGGCACGAACCCGAAGCGCATCGAACCGCTGGTGCCGGTGGATCTGGTGGTCGACCACTCGGTCACGATCGATCACTTCCGCGAGAAGAAGGCGCTCGATCTGAACATGCAACTGGAATTCCAGCGCAACAACGAGCGCTACCAGTTCATGAAGTGGGGGATGCAGGCGTTCGACACGTTCGGCGTCGTGCAACCGGGCTATGGCATCGTCCACCAGGTGAACCTGGAATATCTGGCACGCGGCGTGCACAAGAAGGACGACGTGTTCTATCCGGATACGCTCGTCGGCACGGACAGCCACACGACCATGATCAACGGTATCGGCGTGGTGGGCTGGGGTGTGGGCGGCATTGAAGCCGAAGCCGGCATGCTGGGTCAGCCGGTGTACTTCCTGACGCCGGACGTCGTCGGCGTGGAGCTTACCGGCCGTCTGCGCGAAGGCGTGACCGCCACCGACCTGGTGCTGACGATTACGGAAATGCTGCGTCGCGAGAAGGTCGTGGGCAAGTTCGTCGAATTCTTCGGCGAAGGCACGTCGAGCCTCGCACTGCCGGACCGCGCCACCATCGCCAACATGGCCCCGGAATACGGCGCGACGATGGGCTTCTTCCCGGTCGACGAAAAGACGATCGATTACTTCAAGGGCACGGGTCGCACGAAGGCCGAAATCGACGCGTTCGAATCGTACTTCAAGGCCCAGAACCTCTTCGGCGTGCCGAAGACGGACAGCATCGATTACACCAAGACGCTTAAGCTGGACCTCGGCACGGTCGCACCGTCGCTGGCCGGTCCGAAGCGTCCGCAAGACCGTATCGAAATCGGCAACGTCAAGTCGACGTTCAAGGACCTGTTCACGAAGCCGGTCGCCGAGAACGGTTTCAATCTGACGCAAGAGCAACTCGACGCGACGTACAAGACGGCGAGCGGCATCGACGTGCACAACGGCGATGTGCTCATCGCCGCCATCACGTCGTGCACGAACACGTCGAACCCGAGCGTGCTGCTCGCCGCCGGTCTGCTGGCGAAGAAGGCTGTGGAAGCCGGTCTGAAGGTCGCCCCGCACATCAAGACGTCGCTCGCCCCGGGAAGCCGTGTGGTCACCGAGTATCTGCACGCAGCCGGTCTGCTGGGATATCTCGAGAAGCTCGGCTTCGGCGTGACGGCGTACGGCTGCACGACCTGTATCGGTAACGCCGGCGATCTGACGGCCGAACTGAACGAGACGATCACGAAGAACGACATGGTCGCGGCCGCCGTGCTGTCGGGCAACCGTAACTTCGAAGCGCGTATTCACCCGAACATCCGCGCCAACTTCCTCGCCTCGCCCCCGCTGGTCGTGGCTTACGCCATCGCTGGCAACGTCACCCGCGACCTGATGACCGAACCGGTCGGCAAGGGTAAGGGTGGCCGCGACATCTTCCTCGGCGACATCTGGCCGACCAGCGAAGAAATCCACAAGCTGATGAAGTTCGCCATGAACGCGAAGGTGTTCAAGGCCAACTACGATTCGGTGAAGGAACCGAGCCCGCTGTGGGCGAAGGTCAAGGGCTCGACGGGGCAGGTCTACGATTGGCCGACGTCGACGTACATCGCCGAGCCGCCGTTCTTCGACGGCTTCTCGATGGAACCGAACGCCGACATCAAGCCGATCCAGGGCGCACGCGCACTGGGCGTGTTCGGTGACTCGGTGACGACGGACCACATCAGCCCGGCAGGCTCGATCAAGGAAACGTCGCCCGCTGGCAAGTGGCTGCTGGAAAACGGCGTGCTCAAGGCCGACTTCAACAGCTACGGCTCGCGCCGCGGTAACCACGAAGTGATGATGCGCGGCACGTTCGCCAACGTCCGTATCAAGAACCTGATGATCCCCGCAAAGGCCGACGGCTCGCGCGTGGAAGGCGGCCTGACGATTCACCAGCCGAGCGGCGAACAGCTCTCGATCTACGACGCCGCCATGAAGTACGTCGCCGAGAACACCCCGACGGTGGTGTTCGGTGGCGAAGAGTACGGCACCGGTTCGTCGCGCGACTGGGCAGCCAAGGGCACGCAACTGCTGGGCGTGAAGGCGGTCATCACCCGTTCGTTCGAACGCATCCACCGCTCGAACCTGGTCGGCATGGGCGTTCTGCCTCTGCAATTCAAGGGCACGGACAGCGTCGAATCGCTCGGCATCACGGGCGAAGAAACGTACGACATCGAAGGTCTGACGGCCGACATCAAGCCGCAGCAAGACGTCACGCTGGTCATCCATCGCAAGAACGGCGAAACGCAAAAGGTGCAGGTCCTGCTGCGTATCGACACGCCGATCGAAGTGGATTACTACAAGCACGGCGGCATCCTGCCGTTCGTGCTGCGTCAATTGCTGGCAGCCGCTTAA